In bacterium, one DNA window encodes the following:
- a CDS encoding PAAR domain-containing protein, producing the protein MPAARMGDSTAHGGTIVSGFPMVLIEGMPAARVTDMHVCPMFDGPKPHVGGPILKGSMGVLIGNMPAARVMDQCTCVGPPDMIIKGATKVLIGDGGAGGGGGSGSGGGGSADAPGQTAEMTEIGESQSETSQSSEQTEDHFLDVQFADSAGNPITDCQYSMTDPNSNESGGILGGGVAGTGVEPGNYEIGLHSIISTVWSQTSAKVGETVTMTAETAGIDDGTKARLEVWIHDPNYSTRMLTCVETQVSGNKIEGDWKIEISDSLIQIVDDKEKIGQYSSPSYYFIAVAKGFSKRSGMLTVTDDVEITLKDKDGNAVPDKKYKLYLPTGEVRQGRLDGSGYAKETDVPAGRVRVAFDVRDESWS; encoded by the coding sequence ATGCCAGCAGCCCGTATGGGTGATTCCACCGCTCACGGCGGAACAATCGTCTCAGGCTTCCCGATGGTCCTCATCGAAGGGATGCCGGCAGCCCGTGTCACCGATATGCACGTCTGCCCGATGTTCGACGGTCCCAAACCGCATGTCGGCGGACCGATCCTCAAAGGCTCGATGGGCGTCCTCATTGGAAACATGCCGGCCGCTCGTGTCATGGACCAGTGCACCTGTGTCGGACCACCGGATATGATCATCAAAGGCGCGACTAAAGTCTTGATCGGCGATGGCGGTGCCGGTGGTGGTGGAGGTTCTGGATCCGGTGGCGGCGGCTCAGCTGATGCCCCTGGTCAAACCGCAGAAATGACCGAGATCGGCGAGAGTCAATCTGAGACTTCCCAATCAAGCGAACAGACTGAAGATCACTTTCTTGATGTCCAATTCGCTGACTCGGCTGGAAACCCCATTACCGATTGCCAGTACTCAATGACTGATCCCAACAGCAATGAAAGCGGCGGTATTCTCGGCGGTGGTGTCGCAGGAACAGGCGTTGAGCCCGGAAACTATGAGATTGGCCTCCATTCAATAATCAGCACAGTATGGTCTCAGACCAGCGCCAAAGTTGGAGAAACAGTCACAATGACTGCAGAGACCGCCGGAATCGACGATGGAACCAAAGCCCGCCTCGAAGTCTGGATTCACGACCCCAACTATTCAACCCGCATGCTTACCTGTGTCGAAACGCAAGTCAGCGGCAACAAGATCGAAGGCGACTGGAAAATCGAGATCAGCGATTCGCTCATACAAATTGTAGACGATAAAGAAAAAATCGGCCAATACTCGTCGCCGTCTTACTACTTCATCGCTGTCGCAAAGGGCTTTTCCAAGCGCTCCGGTATGCTTACCGTAACCGACGATGTAGAGATCACACTCAAGGATAAAGACGGCAACGCCGTTCCGGATAAGAAATACAAACTATATCTGCCTACCGGCGAGGTCCGGCAGGGAAGACTTGACGGAAGTGGCTATGCCAAGGAAACGGATGTCCCAGCTGGGCGAGTGCGTGTCGCATTCGACGTGCGCGATGAATCATGGAGTTGA
- a CDS encoding VOC family protein: protein MAQPVIHFEISASNREKAVDFYSKLFDWKTSAAPGFDYSLVEPAGNNSIGGGIGATQGGQKPFVTFYVGVDDLQATLDKAESLGAKTILPPTPIPGIGACALFADPDGIVIGLFKG from the coding sequence ATGGCTCAACCTGTAATCCACTTTGAAATCTCCGCGTCCAATCGCGAAAAGGCCGTCGATTTTTACTCCAAGCTATTTGACTGGAAAACCAGCGCCGCTCCCGGATTCGATTATTCTCTAGTCGAGCCGGCAGGCAACAATTCCATCGGCGGCGGTATTGGCGCTACTCAAGGCGGACAGAAACCATTTGTCACATTCTATGTCGGCGTCGACGACCTGCAGGCAACCCTCGACAAAGCCGAATCACTTGGCGCCAAAACAATCCTGCCCCCGACGCCAATTCCCGGAATCGGCGCTTGTGCGCTGTTTGCCGATCCGGACGGTATTGTCATTGGCCTTTTCAAGGGCTAA
- a CDS encoding serine/threonine protein kinase, with the protein MTQLSDDNLNHLRRLIDQPDFEGTKYEFIRKLGSGGMASVFLARDCQLDRLVAVKVVSLAESSTTLITRLTREAQIVARLEHPGIVPIHDFGTLPDGRAYYVMKYVEGVTLEEFVAQNTNRADLLRIFQKVCDAISFAHSRGVIHRDLKPANVMIGEFGAVLVMDWGIAALLRNEPIAQSSSSTTMGTNSEITAHGTILGTPAYMSPEQARGDNVSIDHRTDIYSLGALLYFILTGKAPFAGNSAESIRLAVMSGNFAAPRQSNHDVPKALNAICLKSMSLTPESRYHASSHLSQEITNFLDHLPVSAYRENPIEQVTRWIIRNKVIVLIVIGYMLVRFLIYLRASI; encoded by the coding sequence GTGACCCAGCTTTCCGACGACAATCTCAATCATCTCCGGCGTTTAATCGACCAACCTGATTTCGAAGGCACAAAGTACGAGTTCATTCGCAAACTCGGTTCCGGCGGTATGGCATCGGTTTTTCTTGCCCGCGATTGCCAGCTTGATCGATTGGTCGCAGTCAAAGTTGTCTCTCTGGCCGAATCGAGCACAACACTGATAACACGGCTCACTCGCGAAGCCCAAATAGTCGCTCGTCTTGAACACCCCGGTATTGTCCCGATCCACGACTTTGGAACCTTGCCCGATGGCCGGGCCTACTACGTGATGAAGTACGTTGAAGGTGTCACACTCGAAGAGTTTGTCGCTCAAAACACCAATCGCGCCGATCTGTTACGCATCTTCCAGAAAGTCTGTGATGCTATTTCCTTTGCTCATTCACGCGGCGTAATCCATCGCGATCTCAAACCAGCCAATGTCATGATCGGCGAGTTTGGTGCGGTCTTGGTCATGGACTGGGGAATCGCCGCATTGCTTCGAAATGAGCCAATCGCGCAGTCTTCGTCGAGTACAACCATGGGGACAAACTCCGAAATTACCGCACATGGCACAATCTTGGGTACGCCCGCCTACATGTCGCCTGAGCAAGCACGCGGCGACAACGTTTCAATTGACCATCGAACCGACATCTATTCTCTTGGCGCTTTGTTGTACTTTATTCTTACCGGAAAAGCACCCTTTGCCGGCAATTCTGCCGAGTCAATCCGCCTTGCCGTCATGTCGGGAAACTTCGCCGCTCCCCGCCAATCAAATCACGATGTGCCTAAGGCGCTCAACGCAATTTGTCTGAAGTCGATGTCGTTGACGCCTGAGTCCCGCTATCACGCCAGCAGCCATTTGTCGCAGGAAATCACCAACTTCCTCGACCATTTGCCAGTTTCAGCTTACAGAGAAAATCCAATTGAACAAGTCACCCGTTGGATCATCAGGAATAAGGTGATTGTGCTGATAGTCATTGGCTATATGCTGGTACGATTCCTGATTTATTTGCGCGCGAGTATCTAA
- a CDS encoding sigma-70 family RNA polymerase sigma factor, translated as MSDQNFSPGGFPLTRNSAIVALKQGDPEQRKIALARVIEIYRPAVYKYLRLHWHKDADAAADLTQSFFLLALEKEFLADFDPAKARFRTFLRLCLDRFVGKEHQSASRIKRGGDVQHLSTDFDFIERDLVTPRNAQNLSPEELFEQEWIRNLLSTAVTCLKEIYENSGKSTQFKLFECYDLQSLDSNDKTSYQELAIQYKISVETVTNYLAAARRDFRRIVLEQIREMTANDEEYREEVRSILGVDL; from the coding sequence GTGAGTGATCAGAATTTTTCGCCCGGCGGATTTCCACTCACTCGAAATTCTGCAATCGTCGCACTCAAGCAGGGAGATCCTGAACAACGCAAAATCGCGCTTGCCCGTGTTATCGAAATCTACCGGCCAGCCGTCTATAAGTACCTGCGTCTGCACTGGCACAAGGACGCCGACGCAGCCGCAGATTTGACTCAGAGCTTCTTTCTTCTGGCTCTCGAAAAGGAATTCCTCGCGGATTTCGACCCGGCGAAGGCGCGTTTCCGTACGTTTTTGCGGCTCTGTCTTGATCGCTTCGTCGGCAAGGAACACCAGTCAGCCTCGCGCATCAAACGCGGAGGCGATGTGCAGCACCTGTCTACTGACTTTGATTTTATTGAGCGCGACCTCGTCACGCCAAGGAACGCCCAAAACCTCTCGCCGGAAGAGCTTTTTGAGCAGGAATGGATTCGCAATCTTCTCAGCACTGCGGTCACTTGTCTAAAAGAGATTTATGAAAACTCGGGCAAGTCAACCCAGTTCAAGCTGTTCGAGTGCTATGATCTCCAATCACTCGACTCAAATGACAAGACCTCGTATCAGGAACTAGCGATCCAGTACAAAATCTCCGTCGAGACCGTTACTAACTACCTTGCAGCCGCACGACGAGACTTCCGCAGAATCGTCCTTGAGCAGATTCGCGAAATGACTGCCAATGATGAAGAGTATCGCGAGGAGGTCCGCAGCATTCTTGGAGTCGATCTGTGA
- a CDS encoding aldehyde dehydrogenase family protein — MLKDKYPYYIANQPVFANSDLEVSDKYSGAIVARVALADSVAIDQAISAAVFAEEPMRALPSYQRQAILYHCVKRFEERAEELALALCVEAGKPIRDSRGEVTRLIDTFRIAAEESVRISGEVMTLDITPRAKDYTGMWKRVPIGACSFISPFNFPLNLVAHKVAAAIAAGCPFVLKPASMTPIGAILIGEILAETDLPQGAFSILPCRRGGADMFTTDERLKLLSFTGSPAVGWDLKSRAGRKKVILELGGNAACIVDSDTDLDDAVARVVFGAFYQSGQSCISVQRIIVHEQIYSDFSKKLVAATKQLKLGDPRDESTFIGPMISEGEADRLETWIGAAVAAGGKILCGGHRRGSMMEPTLLSDVPKDQILCTHEAFGPVAILSKFSDFDSALNEVNDSRYGLQAGIFTRDIYKAHNAWNTLQVGGVVIGDVPSWRVDNMPYGGVKESGIGREGVRWAMEDMSELRLMVLRTPPA, encoded by the coding sequence ATGCTCAAGGACAAGTACCCTTATTACATAGCCAACCAACCTGTATTCGCCAACTCTGATCTGGAAGTATCCGACAAGTATTCCGGCGCCATCGTCGCCCGCGTCGCATTGGCTGACTCTGTCGCTATCGACCAGGCAATTTCAGCCGCAGTCTTTGCCGAAGAACCTATGCGCGCTTTGCCGTCATATCAGCGGCAAGCGATACTATACCACTGTGTCAAACGATTCGAAGAGCGCGCCGAAGAACTGGCCTTGGCACTTTGCGTCGAAGCCGGCAAACCGATTCGCGACAGCCGGGGCGAGGTTACCCGATTGATCGATACCTTCCGAATTGCTGCCGAAGAATCTGTCCGCATCAGCGGCGAAGTAATGACCTTGGACATAACACCTCGAGCCAAGGACTACACCGGCATGTGGAAACGTGTTCCTATAGGTGCCTGCTCGTTCATTTCGCCATTCAATTTCCCGCTCAATCTCGTCGCCCACAAAGTAGCAGCTGCCATAGCCGCAGGGTGTCCCTTTGTTCTCAAGCCGGCAAGCATGACGCCAATCGGAGCAATCTTGATAGGGGAGATACTCGCCGAGACTGACTTGCCGCAGGGCGCATTCTCAATCCTGCCTTGTCGTCGCGGCGGTGCAGATATGTTCACAACCGACGAACGCCTCAAGCTCCTCAGTTTCACCGGTTCACCTGCCGTCGGCTGGGATCTCAAGTCGCGCGCCGGTCGCAAGAAGGTGATTCTCGAACTCGGCGGTAACGCAGCCTGTATCGTTGACTCCGATACAGACCTCGATGACGCAGTCGCGCGCGTTGTCTTCGGCGCTTTCTACCAGTCCGGCCAGAGCTGCATAAGTGTTCAGCGCATCATCGTTCATGAGCAAATCTACTCCGACTTCTCCAAGAAACTTGTCGCCGCCACGAAGCAACTCAAACTCGGCGATCCTCGTGACGAGTCAACATTCATTGGTCCCATGATCTCTGAAGGCGAAGCTGACCGTTTGGAAACCTGGATCGGTGCCGCGGTCGCCGCTGGCGGCAAAATCCTCTGTGGCGGCCACCGCAGAGGATCAATGATGGAACCGACCCTGCTATCTGATGTCCCCAAAGACCAAATCCTCTGCACCCATGAAGCTTTCGGGCCCGTCGCGATCCTATCGAAGTTCTCCGACTTTGACTCTGCCCTAAACGAAGTCAATGACAGTCGCTACGGTTTACAGGCCGGTATCTTCACCCGCGACATCTACAAAGCACACAATGCATGGAACACTCTGCAAGTTGGCGGTGTGGTTATTGGAGATGTCCCTTCCTGGCGGGTCGATAATATGCCGTATGGCGGTGTCAAGGAAAGCGGCATTGGGCGCGAAGGTGTCCGCTGGGCAATGGAAGATATGTCTGAGCTTCGCTTGATGGTGCTCCGCACTCCGCCGGCATAG
- a CDS encoding DUF3473 domain-containing protein, which produces MAESFPIPERYFDDTAADREIETNVNETLEGFERLHLKATFFVLGRIAKRLPHLMKRITSAGHELGSHSFFHKRIFNQSREQFRSDLRSSKDVLESAGETAVLGFRAPDFSIRPDSLWILDEIRDAGFIYDSSLTPTDIHDVYGMSDVPAGIHRLANGLWEFPGGTFRFLGKTVPYGGGGYLRLYPVSLSRALISRSAKAGQPAMIYSHPYELGSQIVKVQPMSAYRRFRHYYHTRNGLRRLERVLRGFSVDTVSNVLRQHGMKE; this is translated from the coding sequence ATGGCTGAGAGCTTTCCGATTCCGGAGAGGTACTTTGATGATACGGCTGCCGACCGAGAGATTGAAACCAATGTCAATGAGACACTGGAAGGGTTTGAACGGCTTCATTTGAAGGCGACTTTTTTTGTATTGGGCAGAATTGCGAAACGGCTGCCACATTTGATGAAACGAATCACATCGGCCGGTCATGAACTTGGTTCGCACAGCTTCTTTCATAAGCGCATTTTCAATCAGTCGCGCGAGCAGTTTCGCAGCGATCTTAGATCAAGCAAGGATGTATTGGAGAGTGCCGGAGAAACAGCAGTACTGGGTTTTCGCGCACCCGATTTTTCGATTCGACCCGATTCACTGTGGATACTTGATGAGATTCGTGATGCTGGTTTTATCTATGACTCGTCACTTACACCGACTGATATTCACGACGTATACGGCATGTCGGATGTTCCGGCCGGAATACACCGGCTCGCAAACGGACTATGGGAGTTTCCGGGCGGTACATTTCGGTTTCTCGGCAAAACGGTGCCTTATGGCGGAGGTGGATATTTGCGGCTGTATCCGGTGAGTTTGTCGCGGGCATTGATCAGCCGGAGCGCCAAAGCTGGACAGCCGGCAATGATATATAGCCACCCATATGAGCTTGGCAGTCAGATAGTGAAAGTCCAACCTATGTCGGCTTATCGCAGGTTTCGGCACTACTATCACACAAGGAATGGGCTGCGAAGGCTCGAAAGAGTGCTGCGCGGTTTTTCGGTAGACACAGTATCAAACGTCCTGCGTCAGCATGGAATGAAGGAATAG
- a CDS encoding methyltransferase domain-containing protein, producing the protein MSNIDSSDHKRAAAYFDRKAELFDSLYSLEATSAFMRFMNRNFRSDIYERYLMTINHVKAAKAKSVLDVGIGSGRYATGYAEAGVARVVGVDISSSMLELAREHVQKLNQTQTKFEFVLSDIDAYQTSDKFDVVVAMGFFDYIDQPVPSLKKLRDFCNHSVIASFPSISFYRTPLRKVRYAIKKCPVYFYRVEQIEQLAKEAGYSDCKVTKIKGAGMDYVAILTR; encoded by the coding sequence ATGTCGAATATAGACTCAAGTGATCACAAGCGAGCGGCGGCGTACTTTGATCGCAAGGCAGAGTTGTTTGACTCGTTGTACAGCCTCGAAGCGACCAGCGCGTTCATGCGCTTCATGAACCGAAATTTCCGCAGTGACATATATGAACGCTACCTGATGACAATAAATCATGTCAAGGCGGCTAAGGCAAAGAGTGTACTTGATGTAGGAATCGGCAGTGGGCGTTATGCCACCGGATACGCAGAAGCCGGAGTTGCACGTGTCGTTGGAGTGGATATCAGCAGTTCGATGCTCGAGTTAGCGCGCGAACACGTACAGAAATTGAATCAAACGCAGACGAAATTCGAATTCGTGTTATCGGACATTGATGCCTATCAAACGAGCGACAAGTTTGACGTAGTCGTGGCAATGGGTTTCTTTGATTACATAGATCAGCCGGTGCCGAGTCTCAAGAAACTTCGTGATTTCTGCAATCATTCAGTGATAGCTTCTTTCCCGAGCATTTCGTTCTATCGCACACCGCTGCGAAAGGTGCGTTATGCGATCAAGAAGTGCCCCGTTTACTTCTATCGCGTCGAACAGATTGAGCAGTTAGCCAAGGAAGCCGGTTACTCCGACTGCAAGGTGACGAAGATCAAAGGCGCGGGCATGGATTACGTTGCGATCTTGACACGCTAG
- a CDS encoding glycosyltransferase family 2 protein, protein MTNSDLEQLPGVSIILAVRNEAEHLDDCLRALAALDYPKDKIELLLVDGMSEDGTATIIADWARRDDRIKPLQNPRRTVSCGMNIGVAAAKYEYVLWISGHAILQPSHIRQCLATMESTGAAAVGGVLTTKGTTTVGKINASVLSTPFGVGGGAHRIGGQSGWVPVVTMALYRKEAIVAAGGFDESLPRSQDNDLHHRMNKLGHRSYLNVEINPTYLCRNTFGGFLKQAWNNGFWNIMLSRRGHGGFSPRHFVPMVFVGGQVGLLILGSFLPIGWWLLFGGLVFYLVCAVAVALATAIKAKMTWQAFVLPFWFAALHYTYGVASWSGFITSKDFDKK, encoded by the coding sequence ATGACGAATTCCGATCTCGAGCAATTACCCGGCGTATCGATCATCTTGGCGGTTCGCAATGAAGCGGAGCATCTGGACGACTGCCTGCGAGCGCTTGCGGCACTTGACTATCCAAAAGACAAAATAGAGTTGCTGCTTGTTGACGGAATGTCCGAGGACGGGACGGCGACAATAATCGCTGATTGGGCGCGGCGGGACGACAGAATCAAGCCACTGCAAAATCCACGCAGAACAGTGTCTTGCGGTATGAATATCGGAGTAGCCGCGGCAAAGTACGAGTATGTGCTTTGGATCTCCGGGCATGCAATACTTCAACCGAGTCACATTCGGCAGTGTCTTGCAACGATGGAATCGACAGGAGCCGCGGCAGTCGGCGGGGTGCTGACGACCAAGGGCACGACAACAGTCGGCAAAATCAATGCGTCGGTTCTGTCGACTCCCTTTGGAGTAGGTGGAGGAGCGCACCGAATTGGCGGTCAATCGGGATGGGTTCCGGTGGTGACGATGGCGCTCTATCGCAAGGAAGCAATTGTCGCGGCGGGCGGGTTCGATGAGTCACTTCCCCGCAGTCAAGACAACGATCTGCATCATCGAATGAACAAGCTGGGTCATCGTTCGTATTTGAATGTCGAGATCAATCCGACTTACCTTTGCCGGAACACGTTTGGTGGATTTCTGAAACAGGCTTGGAATAACGGCTTCTGGAATATCATGTTGTCCCGACGCGGCCACGGCGGATTTTCACCGCGACATTTTGTGCCGATGGTATTTGTCGGCGGGCAAGTCGGACTGCTGATTTTGGGATCCTTTCTGCCAATCGGATGGTGGCTTCTCTTTGGAGGGCTGGTATTCTACCTCGTGTGCGCTGTGGCGGTAGCTTTGGCGACGGCGATCAAGGCAAAGATGACCTGGCAGGCATTTGTTCTTCCATTCTGGTTTGCGGCGTTGCACTATACATATGGAGTAGCGTCGTGGTCGGGGTTCATAACTTCGAAGGACTTTGATAAGAAATGA
- a CDS encoding MFS transporter, which translates to MTTASDVTVKKSILDKFLGIFAEVHGGEGALSLLMTFNIFLILTAYYIAKVVREPLILAGGGAEVKAYSAALQAVVLIGAVNLYAFMVARFDRRKLLNTVVLFFTACFVGFYFLGIADTRYLGVIYFVWVGVFSLTVIAQFWSFANDIYTPAEGKRLFAIIAFGGSAGAVLGAKFAEVLIDVIGIYELLLVSAGLLLASLLITNFVESKKRNRPLHDASGTAPTVAEPAMSKEGAFKVVFRHRYLLLIAIMILLTNWVNTTGEYILGNVVSKAAQVSVSGISDVEAAKQAEKVFIGKFYGDFFFYVNLLGFLLQLFVVSRIVKYLGMRVAIMALPVIAFGGYALIAFTPLLSLIRIAKTAENATDYSLNNTARQMLFLPTTREQKYKAKVAIDSFFVRAGDVLSAILIYAGIHWLAFSVTQFALVNLVLVAAWLVTAFLVARENKQMVQA; encoded by the coding sequence ATGACAACTGCGAGTGACGTAACAGTGAAGAAATCGATACTCGATAAGTTCCTCGGGATATTCGCCGAAGTACATGGCGGCGAGGGCGCGCTTTCGCTACTGATGACGTTCAATATCTTCCTTATCCTTACAGCATATTATATCGCAAAGGTGGTCCGCGAACCGCTGATACTTGCCGGAGGCGGGGCTGAAGTTAAAGCGTATTCGGCAGCATTGCAGGCAGTTGTTCTTATCGGTGCGGTCAATTTGTATGCATTTATGGTAGCTCGGTTCGACCGACGCAAGTTGCTAAATACCGTAGTGCTATTCTTCACCGCGTGTTTCGTCGGATTCTACTTCTTGGGAATCGCTGATACGCGTTACCTTGGTGTGATTTACTTCGTTTGGGTCGGAGTATTCAGCTTGACGGTTATCGCTCAATTCTGGTCTTTCGCAAACGACATTTATACACCAGCCGAGGGAAAACGGCTGTTTGCTATTATCGCATTTGGGGGATCAGCCGGCGCAGTATTGGGCGCGAAGTTCGCCGAAGTCCTGATTGATGTTATTGGTATTTACGAGCTGTTGTTGGTATCCGCCGGGCTGTTATTGGCGAGCCTGCTGATCACAAACTTCGTGGAATCGAAGAAGCGAAATCGCCCTTTGCACGATGCCTCAGGCACGGCTCCGACTGTTGCGGAACCGGCGATGTCGAAAGAAGGCGCATTCAAAGTTGTGTTTCGACATCGGTACTTGTTGCTGATCGCTATCATGATACTCCTGACGAACTGGGTCAACACGACGGGTGAGTACATACTCGGCAATGTTGTAAGTAAGGCAGCACAGGTATCGGTAAGCGGAATCTCTGATGTAGAAGCCGCGAAGCAGGCGGAGAAAGTGTTTATTGGCAAGTTCTATGGCGATTTCTTCTTTTATGTCAACCTCCTCGGTTTCTTGTTGCAGCTGTTCGTCGTGTCGCGAATTGTCAAGTATCTTGGCATGAGAGTGGCAATCATGGCGTTGCCGGTGATTGCTTTCGGCGGGTATGCATTGATTGCGTTCACTCCCCTGCTGTCGTTGATTCGCATTGCTAAAACCGCAGAAAACGCCACCGACTACTCCCTCAATAATACAGCACGCCAAATGCTATTCTTGCCGACTACACGCGAGCAGAAGTACAAGGCGAAAGTCGCAATCGACTCTTTTTTTGTGCGAGCAGGTGATGTACTTTCGGCGATACTTATCTATGCGGGCATTCATTGGTTGGCATTCAGCGTGACTCAGTTTGCGCTGGTGAATCTCGTTTTGGTTGCGGCGTGGCTGGTTACGGCATTCTTGGTTGCGCGCGAGAACAAGCAAATGGTGCAGGCGTAA
- a CDS encoding acetyl-CoA hydrolase: protein MIRVNSVEEVINPLLIQPGSVIYISGNAATPQVLMEQLGLDLSIKGVDTYGVLWLGERIRPLFTEKRCETLTHRIIFNSYITREAVNKGWAYYHPIHLSEIPRYVRSAIKPNVVLLQVNGPDRGGNYSIGTTVEGVLEAIYTCHKNGGIVIAERNAKMPFVLGTTVPETMIDYVIDVDYPLPSSPIPEPDSVATRIGEIIAALYICDGSGSEPGSTLQYGIGEVPEAVTEAILKKGVKDLAIHTELFADAMAKLVKKGIATNRWKQNLNFSVASIFLSENQEGYDWLSFNSAVQSRPSNYTNSVFKIAEQPKMVSINSAIGVDLHGNVWADSLEARKIYSGVGGQSDFIRGAQYSEGGVAIIALKSQTSDGISKIVDRCPAGITTTATPVDKVILVTEYGSLDPRTLSLGERAVGIAHLAKPSEREKLLKIISDSPAFHKPESSSNGHPRGFTPYEEAIKRLG from the coding sequence ATGATTAGGGTTAACTCAGTAGAAGAAGTCATCAATCCGCTCCTGATTCAACCAGGCAGTGTGATCTATATTTCCGGTAACGCGGCAACTCCCCAAGTGCTGATGGAGCAACTCGGACTTGACCTCTCCATCAAAGGCGTCGACACTTACGGCGTGCTCTGGCTTGGCGAGAGAATTCGCCCGCTTTTCACTGAGAAGCGGTGCGAGACACTCACTCATCGAATCATCTTCAATAGCTATATTACTCGCGAAGCTGTCAATAAGGGCTGGGCATACTATCATCCGATTCATCTCTCCGAAATTCCACGCTATGTTCGCAGTGCGATTAAGCCAAACGTCGTTCTGTTGCAGGTAAACGGTCCTGACCGTGGCGGCAATTACAGCATTGGTACGACTGTCGAAGGTGTTCTCGAAGCTATCTACACTTGCCACAAAAACGGCGGAATTGTCATCGCCGAACGCAACGCCAAGATGCCCTTTGTCCTTGGCACAACCGTGCCTGAAACCATGATTGATTACGTCATTGATGTCGACTATCCGTTGCCATCAAGTCCGATTCCTGAACCAGACAGCGTCGCTACGCGAATTGGCGAGATCATAGCCGCGCTCTATATCTGCGATGGCTCTGGATCCGAACCCGGATCCACACTCCAATATGGGATTGGCGAGGTCCCGGAAGCAGTCACTGAAGCTATTCTCAAGAAGGGCGTGAAAGATCTCGCAATCCACACCGAACTATTTGCAGATGCGATGGCCAAACTCGTTAAGAAGGGAATCGCTACCAATCGCTGGAAACAAAATCTCAATTTCTCGGTCGCTTCGATTTTCCTTTCCGAGAATCAGGAAGGTTACGATTGGCTCAGCTTTAACAGTGCTGTTCAGAGCCGCCCAAGCAACTACACAAACAGTGTCTTCAAAATCGCCGAACAGCCAAAGATGGTCTCCATCAACAGCGCCATCGGCGTCGATCTGCACGGAAATGTCTGGGCTGACTCGCTCGAAGCGCGCAAAATCTACTCCGGTGTCGGTGGACAAAGCGACTTCATTCGCGGCGCCCAGTATTCCGAGGGTGGCGTCGCAATCATCGCCCTTAAGTCACAGACTTCAGATGGCATCTCCAAAATCGTCGATCGCTGTCCCGCAGGAATCACGACCACAGCAACTCCAGTCGACAAAGTCATCCTCGTAACCGAGTACGGCTCGCTTGACCCGCGTACGCTTAGCCTTGGTGAACGCGCGGTTGGAATTGCTCATCTCGCAAAACCGAGCGAGCGAGAAAAGTTGCTCAAGATCATCAGCGACAGCCCTGCTTTTCATAAGCCCGAGTCATCGAGCAATGGCCATCCTCGCGGTTTTACTCCCTACGAAGAAGCGATCAAACGCCTCGGCTAA